One genomic window of Bradyrhizobium sp. B124 includes the following:
- a CDS encoding CBS domain-containing protein → MHIGELLVIHKRPTPIMPAVLSVRSAVARLVELDHKAAMVIRADGTFSGVVCEASLIAAISQHRRAAFDQPVGEVALDRHVAYCSVDDTLNNALRRLSEQGRSFLVVTRRMRPIDLVFRDELTEWWERRCGA, encoded by the coding sequence ATGCACATAGGCGAGCTTCTTGTCATTCATAAGCGGCCGACGCCAATCATGCCTGCAGTTCTTTCCGTGCGCTCTGCCGTCGCACGCCTCGTGGAGTTGGACCACAAGGCAGCAATGGTCATCCGGGCGGACGGCACCTTCTCTGGCGTAGTCTGCGAGGCGAGCCTCATCGCAGCGATTTCCCAGCATCGTCGGGCAGCGTTCGATCAGCCCGTCGGCGAGGTGGCGTTAGATCGACACGTAGCTTACTGTTCGGTTGACGACACGTTGAACAACGCTCTCAGGCGTCTCAGCGAGCAGGGACGAAGCTTTCTCGTCGTGACACGCCGCATGCGCCCCATCGACCTCGTCTTCCGAGACGAGCTTACCGAGTGGTGGGAGCGACGATGCGGGGCTTAG
- a CDS encoding carbon monoxide dehydrogenase subunit G produces MNDSQRIPASQEKVWGALNDPDILKQCIPGCQSLDMSSPTEMTATVVFKVGPVKATFGGKVTLSNLDPPNSYRISGEGSGGVAGFAKGGAAVRLEPESPEVTVLHYEVDAQIGGKLAQLGARLIDSTARKLAGEFFASFATVVGEPAEPAEQAGTAARGWLKKLTGAT; encoded by the coding sequence ATGAATGACAGCCAGCGTATTCCGGCATCGCAAGAGAAGGTCTGGGGCGCGCTCAATGATCCCGATATCCTGAAGCAATGCATTCCCGGATGTCAGTCGCTCGACATGTCCTCCCCCACCGAAATGACCGCGACCGTCGTGTTCAAGGTCGGACCGGTGAAGGCGACCTTCGGCGGCAAGGTCACGCTGTCCAATCTCGATCCTCCCAACAGCTACCGGATTTCAGGCGAGGGCTCCGGCGGGGTCGCTGGCTTCGCCAAGGGCGGAGCCGCGGTACGACTCGAGCCGGAGAGCCCCGAAGTCACGGTGCTCCATTATGAGGTCGACGCCCAGATCGGCGGCAAGCTCGCCCAGCTCGGCGCACGGCTGATTGATTCTACCGCCAGGAAGCTCGCGGGAGAATTCTTTGCATCATTTGCAACCGTGGTCGGAGAGCCTGCAGAACCGGCCGAGCAAGCCGGTACGGCCGCGAGGGGTTGGCTAAAGAAACTGACCGGCGCGACCTGA
- a CDS encoding XdhC/CoxI family protein has protein sequence MGVHVEVMDLVAQMKAAEQAFVLATVVRTVSVTAAKAGAKAIIRPDGTIVAGWIGGGCAKGAVLKAARDALADGEPRMVSVQPENLLTELGVRPGESKDGVRFASNMCPSKGTMDIFVEPVLPHPSLVILGASPVALSLAAQARQLGYHVTLAAPVSDIIAAPDAHVIVDGFEPRFLIDARRFVVVSTQGKGDELALRHALAIDAAYHAFVGSRRKMAALRDRLIAAGLEAAAIDRVKAPAGLDLGAITPEEIAMSILAEITVERRRGRRAANPVARS, from the coding sequence ATGGGCGTGCATGTCGAGGTGATGGATCTTGTCGCGCAGATGAAGGCGGCCGAGCAGGCCTTCGTGCTGGCGACGGTGGTGCGCACGGTATCGGTGACGGCGGCCAAGGCCGGTGCGAAGGCGATTATCCGGCCTGATGGCACCATTGTCGCGGGCTGGATCGGCGGCGGCTGTGCCAAGGGCGCGGTGCTGAAAGCCGCGCGCGACGCGCTGGCCGACGGCGAGCCGCGGATGGTCTCGGTGCAGCCGGAAAATCTGCTCACCGAGCTTGGGGTCAGGCCCGGCGAGAGCAAGGACGGCGTGCGGTTCGCCAGCAACATGTGCCCAAGCAAGGGCACGATGGATATTTTCGTGGAGCCCGTCTTGCCGCATCCGTCGCTGGTCATCCTTGGTGCGAGCCCGGTCGCGCTGTCGCTGGCCGCGCAGGCACGCCAACTCGGCTACCACGTGACTCTCGCCGCGCCCGTGTCAGACATCATTGCTGCGCCCGATGCTCACGTCATCGTCGACGGCTTCGAGCCGCGTTTTCTCATTGACGCCCGCCGCTTCGTCGTGGTGTCGACGCAGGGTAAGGGCGACGAGCTTGCGCTTAGGCATGCGTTGGCGATCGATGCGGCCTATCACGCCTTTGTCGGCAGCCGTCGCAAGATGGCTGCGCTACGCGACAGGCTGATCGCCGCAGGCCTTGAGGCTGCCGCGATCGATCGCGTCAAGGCGCCGGCAGGCCTCGATCTCGGCGCCATCACCCCGGAAGAGATTGCGATGTCGATCCTCGCCGAAATCACCGTCGAGCGCCGTCGCGGCCGGCGCGCCGCCAACCCCGTTGCAAGGAGCTGA
- a CDS encoding VWA domain-containing protein gives MSCCGASPDFDDINEVSRLVSTRLATFLRTLRDGGFAVGLAEGQDAAALMAAGYAARPGLLRSAFKHLFSARKSDWEKFDGIFDAFWLGKRVRSRSVVTGVAKAANNPSLKRLPNQPAEPRAGPETAMDQVPSVDGTENELSGEGRTDGASRTENLAEVDFRNMADSEQVAQAHLAAAQLARAMRTRLTRRDLARRRGARLDLRRTIHGNISHGGVPISLVKRQRKPKPLRLVVLLDASGSMSMYTGVFLRFIHGVLDEFREAEAFLFHTRLAHVSDVMKERDAGRALDRLSIMAQGAGGGTRIGESLQTFNRWHAARVIHSRTCVMIVSDGYETGEAALLGREMAALGRRCRRIVWLNPMMGWQGYAPEARGIKAALPYIDLYAPANTLASLTALEPYLARL, from the coding sequence ATGAGCTGCTGCGGCGCATCTCCCGACTTCGACGATATCAACGAGGTGTCCCGTCTCGTCTCGACTAGGCTTGCGACGTTCTTGCGGACCTTGCGCGACGGCGGCTTCGCCGTCGGTCTCGCCGAGGGGCAGGATGCCGCCGCGCTGATGGCCGCTGGCTATGCGGCGCGGCCGGGCCTGCTCCGCTCGGCCTTCAAGCATCTCTTTTCGGCGCGCAAATCCGATTGGGAGAAGTTTGACGGCATCTTTGATGCGTTCTGGCTCGGCAAGCGGGTGCGGTCGCGCTCGGTCGTCACGGGTGTTGCGAAGGCGGCGAACAATCCTTCGCTGAAGCGCCTGCCGAACCAGCCGGCTGAGCCTCGCGCGGGCCCTGAGACGGCGATGGATCAGGTGCCGTCGGTAGACGGGACCGAGAATGAGCTTTCGGGCGAGGGACGCACGGATGGCGCCTCGCGCACGGAAAATCTCGCCGAGGTCGATTTCCGCAACATGGCCGATTCCGAGCAGGTCGCGCAGGCCCACCTCGCCGCTGCGCAACTGGCACGCGCCATGCGGACGCGGCTGACGCGGCGCGATTTGGCGCGACGGCGTGGCGCCCGGCTCGATCTGCGCCGCACCATTCACGGCAATATTAGTCATGGCGGCGTGCCGATCAGCCTCGTAAAGCGGCAGCGCAAGCCGAAGCCGCTGCGATTGGTAGTTCTGCTCGATGCCTCCGGCTCGATGAGCATGTACACGGGTGTCTTTCTGCGCTTCATCCACGGTGTACTCGATGAGTTCCGCGAAGCCGAGGCATTCCTGTTCCATACGCGCCTCGCCCACGTCTCCGACGTGATGAAGGAAAGGGATGCCGGCCGCGCGCTCGACCGCCTCTCGATCATGGCGCAGGGCGCAGGCGGCGGCACCCGGATCGGCGAGAGCCTGCAAACCTTCAATCGCTGGCATGCGGCGCGCGTGATCCATTCGCGCACCTGCGTGATGATCGTGTCCGATGGCTACGAGACCGGCGAGGCCGCGCTGCTCGGCCGCGAGATGGCTGCGCTCGGCCGCCGCTGCCGCCGCATCGTCTGGCTCAATCCGATGATGGGATGGCAGGGCTACGCGCCCGAGGCGCGCGGCATCAAGGCGGCGCTGCCGTATATTGATCTGTACGCGCCGGCCAACACGCTTGCGAGCCTGACCGCGCTCGAACCTTATCTTGCGAGGCTTTGA
- a CDS encoding MoxR family ATPase, with amino-acid sequence MKTRDQIAQALGNAGYIADGELATAISLMQLLRRPLLLEGEAGVGKTEVAKALAVVHATELIRLQCYEGLDQSAALYEWNYQRQLLSIQAHRGTDADAVEHQIFSEKYLLERPLLAAVRRAKPPVLLIDEIDRADDEFEAFLLELLSDFQVSIPELGTIKATAIPHVVLTSNGTRELSDALRRRCLYHYVDYPDVEREARIIMTRIDGAGASLALQIARMVGGIRKEELRKVPGVAETLDWAAALVGLDVKDLHDAPETVHETLMCLLKTQEDKARVTREVSERLLGKVA; translated from the coding sequence ATGAAGACCCGCGACCAAATCGCGCAAGCACTCGGCAACGCCGGCTATATCGCCGACGGCGAGCTTGCGACCGCGATCTCGCTGATGCAGCTGTTGCGGCGCCCGCTTCTGCTGGAAGGCGAGGCGGGCGTTGGCAAGACCGAAGTAGCGAAGGCGCTGGCCGTTGTGCACGCGACCGAACTGATCCGGCTGCAATGCTACGAGGGGCTCGACCAGTCGGCAGCGCTCTACGAGTGGAACTACCAGCGCCAATTGCTGTCGATCCAAGCGCATCGCGGCACCGATGCTGATGCGGTCGAGCACCAGATCTTCTCGGAAAAGTATCTGCTGGAGCGGCCGCTGCTGGCCGCGGTCCGTCGCGCGAAACCGCCGGTGCTGCTGATCGACGAGATCGACCGCGCCGACGACGAGTTCGAGGCGTTCCTGCTCGAGCTATTGTCGGACTTTCAGGTCTCGATCCCTGAACTCGGCACGATCAAGGCAACCGCGATCCCGCATGTCGTGCTGACGTCGAACGGCACGCGCGAACTCTCCGACGCGCTGCGCCGGCGCTGCCTCTACCACTATGTCGACTACCCCGACGTCGAGCGCGAGGCGCGCATCATCATGACGCGTATTGACGGCGCCGGCGCCTCGCTGGCGCTGCAGATTGCGCGCATGGTCGGGGGCATCCGCAAGGAGGAACTGCGCAAGGTGCCGGGCGTCGCGGAGACGCTGGATTGGGCGGCGGCGCTGGTCGGACTTGACGTGAAAGACCTGCACGATGCGCCCGAAACGGTGCACGAAACCCTGATGTGCCTGCTCAAGACGCAGGAGGACAAGGCGCGGGTGACGCGCGAGGTTAGCGAACGTTTGTTGGGGAAGGTTGCATGA